One Mycolicibacterium rufum genomic window, GCTGCTGGCGGGCCGATAGCGCCATCATGACCGTCGGGAACCACATGATCGTGCGTAGTCGACTACTGCCTTTTCGGGAGAACGTCACTCACGCGGTACGTGATTCTCGGGGCCCCGCGACGCGCAGGCCGGCCCTGTCTGCGCGGACTGGACGGTGGTGGTCGATGGTGGGCTCGATGGGCTGCAGCAGTCGAAGCGAGCAACGCCGACGTTGCACATCCACGCCCCGGAACGTCGTGGTCACCGATCCGCTGGTCGTCGTAGGCTCTGCACATGACTGCCAATCTCTGCCTCACGCAGGAGTCCGGGGCTGACCAGCTTCTCTCGGATAACCCCTTCGCGCTGCTGGTCGGCATGCTGCTCGATCAGCAGATCCCGATGGAGGTCGCGTTCGGCGGGCCGAAGAAGATCGCCGATCGCATCGGGGGCTTCGACGCCGCCACGATCGCCGACTACGACCCCGACGATTTCGCCGCGCTGTGCTCGCAAACGCCTGCGATACACCGGTTTCCGGGATCGATGTCCAAGCGGGTGCAGGCGCTGGCGCAGGTGATCGTCGACGAGTACGGCGGCGATGCGACCGCGCTGTGGTCCGACGGCGCGGACGGCGCCGACGTGCTGCGGCGCCTCAAGGCGCTGCCCGGTTTCGGTGAGCAGAAGGCCAAGATCTTCCTCGCGCTGCTGGGTAAGCAGTACGGCGTGACGCCGTCGGGGTGGCGTGCGGCGGCCGGCGACTACGGCAAGGCGGGCAGTCACATGTCGGTCGCCGACGTGAAGGACGCCGGGTCGCTGCAGAAGGTGCGTTCGTACAAGAAGGAGATGAAGGCGGCGGCGAAGGCGGCCAAGGCCTGAGTTCCGGTGCGCCGAGACTGCGGTCAGATCGTCGAGATCCGCCGAATCACGATCTGTGCGCAGTCTCGCCGTCGCTGACGGCGTCCAGCGCCGCCAGATCGGTCAACACGCCGGCCACCACCCGGCCCGTCGCGCTGGCGGTGTCGAGGCCGGTTCGCAAGCAGCGCAACGTGATTCCGCGTGTCGTCAGGTCGGCGACCGTCTGGGCCACCTCGGCCACCGAACGGCCGAGCTGTTCCAGGGCCACGACCACCACGACGTCACCGGAGCGCGCGTAGCTGAGCATCGCCAGCAGGCCCGCCCGCATCTTGTCCGCCGAGCCGGCCGTCCTGTCGGTGAAGATCCGGCGCGGGTCCACCCCCGCGGCGGCGAGTTCGGCCAGCTGGTCCTCCAGGTCCCCGCACGGCCGACCGGCCGTCGCATACCCCAGCGTGACCGTCACCTCTCCAAGGTCTCACGATGCGGGCGCGCCCGGCAGAAATGACGCGCCGTCGAACCGCTCCGACGTCGTGAACTCCTCAACCGCCTTACGGGTCAGCGTCCGCACCTGGCGCTGAGGCCTGCCGAGCGGGACCACCGCGGCCACGGCGTGGTCGGCGGGGATGCCGAGCAGCTGCTGCACCCGCGGCTCCTCGGCGACGGCCATCGTGGTGAGCACGCCCCCGAAACCTTCGTTGCGGGCGGCCAGCAGCACGTTCCAGACGAACGGGTACACCGACGCCCCGGCGATGAGCCCGATGCGGTCGAGGTCCTGGTCCATCGCCGCCACCACGCCGAGATCGACGCACACCACGAGCACCACCGCCGCGGTGAGCAGCGGCGCCGTCATCTCCGCGGGCACCTCGGTGGCGGCGAGTTGCTCGGCGGAGACGTCGGTGGGGTGCACCGGGTTCCACGGTGCTTCGCCGTGGGCGGCCTGGGCGAGGTAGCGGCGGGCGCCGGTCGCGCTGAGCGCCGCGAGTTTCTCGCGGGTGTCCCTTTCGCGCAGCACGATCACCCGCACGCCCTGGCGGTTGCCCCCGGTCGGGGCGAACCGAGCATGGTCGAGGATCCGGTGGAGCACGTCGTCGGGCAGTGGGTCCCCGGTGAACCGGCGGACCGCACCCGTCGTGCGCATCACCTGGTAGGTGTCCATGTGTGCCATTGTGATGTCATGAAGACGCATCTGAACTGCCCCTGCGGCGAGGCGATCCAGGGCAAGGACGAGGACGACCTGGTCGAGAAGGCCCAGGCGCATCTGTCAGAGGTGCACCCCGGCCGTGAGTACGACCGCGACGCCATCCTGTTCATGGCCTACTGACGCGACCGCGGAATAGCATTCCTGGCTGTGAAATGTCGCCGTTGACGACCAGGAATGCTATTCCGCGGGGGTTGAGACCGGTCAGGGGACGACGGTGGAGCCGATCGTCGGCATGAACTGGCACTGCTTCTCGGTGGTGGTGACCTGACCGAAGACCGTCGACATGATGCTGCCCGAGCCCGTGTCGGCGATGGCCGTCAGTGTCGTCGGGCCGTTGGGATTCATGTCGGGCCGGGGCTTGAGCGTGACGCTGCCCGACTTGCCCGTCGTCAGGTTCACCCACGTGGCGTTCAGCGGCAGCTTCTGCTCGGCCGCGGGACCCGGGGTGCCGACCGCGGTGAACACGTACGCGGTCTGGCCGGGGCCCGGGCCGGGCAGCGGAATCGTGGCCGGACCCGCCACCGAGATGGCGGTCGCGAGCACGTTGCCGCCGTCGGCGAGGCAGCCGTTGCTGATCGACGGATACAGGAAGTCCTGCGTGACCGGTGCATTCGGCCCGAACCCGGGCGGCCCGGGTGTCGTCGCCGCGACGGGCGCGGCCACCGGGCCGGGGGCCGGCGGCGCTGCCGGGTCCGCGGCCGGAGGGGCGACGGGGTCAGGTCCCGGCGCCGGCGGGGGACCGGGCAGGGCCTGCGGCGTGACGACATGCGCCACCTCGGGTGCCGCGTCCTGCACCGGTCCGACGGCGTACTGCGGGTTCACCCCGGCGGGCAGGTGCGCGTCGGTGCCCGGCACCGCACCCGTCGCCGGCACGTGCGCGACGGGTTGCACGAACTGGTTGACCGCCGTCGCGACGTCCCGCGACGGCGCCGGGGCGGCGGCGTCGCCGGCGAACACCGCGGCCGCGGCCATCAGCATCGAGGCGGCATTGGTCGGATCGGCGGCGGCCTGCTGGATGACGGGTCCGATGCTCTGCACCGCGGGCAGGCCCGGAGCCTGCAACCCGTCGATCGGCAGTGGCGCCGCCGGGTCGGCGTGAGCGACGCCGGTCACGCCGACCGCCAGCAACGCGGTCGATGAACTCACCGCCAGTGCGGTGGTGAGCATCGTCCTGATCGTTGACATGGTCCCCCAATGCTTTTCGTGTCGGATGGTGGTCGGGCCGGGCGTCAGGGCAGGGCCGACAGCAGCGGCGCAGCGCCCAGCGCGCCCGCCGGTGCGGCGGCCGGCGTCGCGGCCGGCGCGGCGGCGGCGCCACCGGTGGGCAGCAGGCTGGCCAGCGGGGACCCGCCGGGCAGCAGGGAGGCCAGACTGCCGGGCACGCCCAGCGCGTCGGTCAGCCCGGACAGCGGCGACGCCGCAGGCGTGGCGGCGGGCGGCACCGTGGTGGTGTTCCCGGCCGGCACGGTGCCGGGGGTGGCCGTCACCGTCGGCATCGCCGCGGGCAGCGTGGAGGGCAGCGCGGCGACGGCACCGGGCAGGGCGTTCACGCTGGGGGGCAGCGTCAGCGACGCGGTGGCCCCGGGGGCGGGCGCCAGCGGCGCCGTGGCGGCGCCCGTCGCGGCGGTCGCGGCGGGAGCGGCGTTGCCCATCAGGTTGGTGAACCCCTGCATCAGCTGGGTGGCCGCCGCCGGGTTGGCGGCGAGTTGCTGCAGGAACGGCAGGCCGGGCACGCCGGGGGCGGGCGCCGGAGCCGGGGCCGGGGCCGGCGCGGGTTGCGCGGCCGCGGTGGCGCTCAGGGCGACGGCAGCCGACACTGCTCCCGCCGCTGCGATCATCGTGGTGGCGAACAGTTTCCGGGTGCGGTGCATGAGATCTCCCAATCGATGTAGTGGCACGCCTGAACCCGAAGCTAGCCTGTTACTAGAGTTACTCAAGTGACATGTGTGGCATTTATGCAACCGTTACGGAGGTGAAGGCGGACGGTGACCGATCGCTAGAGTTCTCGGCATCGACACCATCGACGCGACACCCGGCTCGCGGTGGGCGGCCCGGCTGTCCGCCGCAGCCCCCGCGCTGCTGATCCTGAGCATCGGCGCCCGGCTGGCGTGGACCTATCTGCTGCCCAACGGCGCCAACTTCGTCGACCTGCACGTCTACGTCGGCGGCGCGGCCGCGCTCGAGCACCCCGGCACGCTCTACGACTACGTCTACGCCGACCAGACCCCGGACTTCCCGCTGCCGTTCACGTATCCGCCGTTCGCCGCGGTGGTGTTCTATCCGCTGCACCTGCTGCCGTTCGGCCTGGTGGCTTTCCTGTGGTCGGTCGGCATCGTCGCCGCGCTCTACGGCGTGGTGCGGCTCAGCCAGCGACTGCTGACCGCGGAATCGGCGCCGGGGGACCGGCGGACCGCGATGCTGTGGACCGCGGTCGGTATCTGGACCGAACCGCTGCGCAGCACCTTCGACTACGGCCAGGTGAACGTCGTACTGGTGCTGGCCGTGCTGTACGCGGTGTACAGCACGCGGTGGTGGGTGTCGGGGCTGCTGGTCGGTCTGGCCGCCGGGATCAAGCTGACGCCGGCCGTGTCGGGTCTGTACTTCGCCGGCGCCCGCCGATGGGCGACGGTGGTGTTCTCCGCCGTAGTGTTCGCCGCGACGGTCCTGGTGTCGATCGCGGTGGTCGGCGGGCAGGCCCGGTACTACTTCACGGATCTGCTCGGCGACGCCCGGCGTGTCGGTCCGGTCGGCACGTCGTTCAACCAGTCCTGGCGCGGTGGTATCTCCCGCATCCTCGGTCACGACGCCGGCTACGGACCCGTCGTCGTCGCCGGCATCGTGGTGACCGCGGTGCTCGCGGTGCTCGCCTGGCGCGCGGTCGGCGGGGCCACCGACCGGCTCGGCGCCATCGTCATCGTGTCGCTGTTCGGTCTGCTGCTCTCGCCGATCTCGTGGACCCACCACTGGGTGTGGCTGATCCCGCTGATGATCTGGCTGCTGCACGGGCCGCTGCGCCACCAGACCGGCGCGCGCGTGCTCGGCTGGGGCTGGCTCGCGCTGACGTTGATCGGGGTGCCGTGGCTGCTGAGCTTCGCCCAGCCCACCATCTGGACCATCCCGCGGCCCTGGTATCTGGCGTGGGCAGGCCTGGTCTACATCGTCGCCACGCTGGCGACGCTGGCCTGGATCGCTAGCCGAGCAGGGCGTCGATCTCGCGCGCCATCGCCACATCCTTGTCCGTGATGCCACCTTCGGAGTGCGTGACCAACACGAAGGTGACAGTGCGCCAACGGATGTCGATGTCAGGGTGGTGGTCGGCGGCCTCCGCGCGTTCAGCCACCCGGCGCACCGCCTCGATGCCGTCGAGGAATCCCGGGAACGTCACGCTGCGGCGCAGTGCCCCGTCGGCGCGCTCCCAACCATCGAGCTCGGGCAGGGCGGCATCGACCTGATCGTCCGATAACACAGCCATGTCCTCGACGGTATACCGTCGCGTATATCTTCGATGCCGATGTCCACCCTCGTTGTCGTCGCCGGAGCGCTGATCGAGCAGGGCATGCTGCTGGTCGCCCAGCGGGTGCGGCCGCCGGAGCTGGCCGGGCGCTGGGAACTGCCCGGGGGCAAGGTGGCGCCGGGGGAGAGCGACGCCGACGCGCTCGCGCGGGAACTCCGCGAGGAACTGGGGATCGACGTGGCGGTGGGCTCACGGCTGGGTGCTGACGTCGCGCTGAACCCGACGACGACGCTGCGGGCCTATCTCGTCACGCGGACCGACGGCGTCGCGCACCCGCACGATCACCGCGCGCTGCGCTGGGTCGGCGGCGACGATCTCGACGGGCTGGGCTGGGTGCCCGCGGACCGGGCGTGGCTGCCCGAATTGTCGGCGCTGCTGCGGACCTAGAGTTCGCCCCGCCGGCGCCCAGCGCACACTAGTCTCCCGATCCATGCGGGTGCTGAGGTTCATCTGGCGAGGTGCGCTGGCCTTCGACCGCATCGGGTCGAGGATTCCGCAACTGATCCAGATGTGGCTGCTCGAGCTGTTCTTCGCGATGCCGCTGACATTCTTCATCGCCAAGCTCATCGACATCCGCGGCGGGTTCGGGGTGCCCGGCACCGGGGAGGCGGTGCCCGGCGTGTTCTGGGGCGCGCTGGTGGTGTCGCTGGGCGCGGGATTCTTCTTCGTGCGCAACCTGATCCGCCCCCGTGTGGTCGAGGGCTCGTGGACACCGTTGGTGCGCGCCCACGTCGGCGACTACACCGTCGCGGTCGGCAATCCGCAGTGGACTGCGCACTACGTCTACCTCACCAGCCACCCGTCCTACGCGTTGCTGCTGTTGCTGACCGCACCGATTCCCGCCGTGATGGTGCTGGCGACCGAGAACCACGGCGACAGCACGTTTTACTTCCGGGTGGCCGGCATCGTCGGCCTGATCGTGCTGGCGCTGATGGCGATCGCGCGGATGCTCGCCTGGTACGTCTTCCGGTTCGGACGCGCCGCGCTGGACCGCCAGGTCGCCGCGACCGGGATGTCCCAGCGCAGGCTGTCGTGGGAGATCGCCTGGAAACCGGTGCTGATGCTGATGCTGCTGATGTACGCGATCGTCGCGATCCCGCTGACAGTGATGTTCGCCCAGCAGCACCGCGCCGTCGCGGCCCTGCCCGTCGTCCGCGTCGCTGACGCCGAGCGCGCCGGCGAATACCGGCGTGTGGAGGGCGAATTGGCCTCCGAGCCGGTGTACTGGGCGCCTCAAGGCACCGGGCGCGGAGGCAACAACTACGCGGGAGCCGGTGTGCTGGTGGATCTCTCGTCCGGTGGGCAGGCGTTGCTGCTGGCCGAGTCGATGTCGGTGCCCGACTTCGTCGGCGCGATGGACGACGCCCGCGGCGGCGCCGTGCACACCCAGGGCAGGGTCATCGACGAGATCACCGACGACCAGATCGAGTATTACGGGTTCGACGTCGACGACTTCCCCGCGCTGCCGGCCGGCGGGCGGGTGATGGTGCTGCTGTCCTATCCCTGATCGCGCGGGACGCCTGCGGACCGGTCGTGCGCGCGCAGCCCGATCGCGAACGCCGTCTGGTCGTCGAAGCTCAGCGGATCCCGTCCGGTGATCTCGTGGATCCGGCCGAGCCGGTGGCGCACGGTGTTGGTGTGCAGGAACAGCTCGCGGGCGGTCTCCGAGAGCGACCCGTTGGCCGCCAGGAACGCCCGCAGGGTGCGGACGTGCTGCGTGCCGCGGTCCCGGTCGAGCCGCTCGAGCGGCTCGATCAGTTGCGCGACGAACGGGGTCAGCTGCGCGCCGGGCAGCTGCTCGATCAGGCTGTCGAGCGTGCTGAGCTGATCCGGGCCCACGCTGCCGCCGTGTTGGTGGGCCAGGCTCAGCGCGATCCGGGCCTGCGTGATGGCCGGGCCCAATTCGGTGATCGGCACCTCGGCGGAATGCCCGGAGGGCAGCGACAGGGTCTCGGCGGCGGGGTCGACCGGCCCGGCCGCGGTGAGCATCAGGCACACGTCGGGCGCGTCACCGACGAGCGCATCGGGGAACGCCAGGGACACCAGGACGCCGGCGCCGCCGGGCCAGGCCGAGCACCGCACCGTCGCCGACGGCGCTTCCGGCCAGCCCACGAGCTGATGCAGTGCGTCGGGCAGCAGCATGCGGCGTTCGACGAGCGAGAGCAGCTGGCCGACCCGCTCGCGCGTCAGCGCCGCCTCGATGTCGTGCTCGCTCTGCGCGGCCTGCACGAAGCGTGCGATCAGCTCCAGCAGCGACGGGTCGGGCCGGGCGCCGCGACCGATCCACACCAGCGTGCCCAGGTCGGGGACGGCGACCGTCGCCTCGGCGGTGTCGTCGGCGGCCGGCGGACGCGTCTCCTGCTCGTCGAGGATGAAGTAACAGCCCATCAGATCACCCGCCCGGTCCAGCAGCCGGCGCACCGATTCCCGCCTGCGCAACGACGAGATCATCTCCGGCACAAGTGCATTGGTGGCACGCGCGACGGCGAGCTCGGTGCCGAAGCGGTAGTCGGCGACGAAGCGGCTGACCGTCTCGAACGGCACGTCCTGCGGCGCCACCAGTACCGGCAGGCCGTGTCCGCGGCAGCGGGACAGCAGCTCGGCCGGGACGGTGTCGTGGCCGTCACCGGTGCCGAAACACACCCCCGCGACGTGCGAGCGGGCCAGCGCATCGGCGAACGTGCGGCAGTCCTGCGGGGTCTGCAGCAGCAGACCCACGGTGCAGACGAGTTCGCCCCCGCGCAGGTAGCGCGCCGGGTCTCGTAGTTCGGTGGTGTGCACCCAGCTGATCGGCCGGTCCAGGTCCTGCGCCCCGCCGGGGGGCTCGATCAGACCCAACCGCGAACCGTCCAGCAGGTCGCGCACGGTCGGCGCGGCCGCGCCGGCGTCCCGCGGGTCGGTCATGGGCCGAGCGTAACGCTGGCGTCACATCCCGGCCGCCGTCCGTTGTGCGATCCTCCAATGTGACGCCCCGCGCCCGGTGCGATCGCAGCGTTTTCGGCCCAACCCGTGGTGATCATGGGGTCGCGGACCGATAGTGGCTCCCAACCCGGCACCGGAATGGGAGCACTCATGTCGTCATCGATAGACAGCGTCGACTCGCCGTACGCACTGCGCCGCGAATTCTCGCTCTGGTCGGCGTTCGCCTTCGCGTTCGCGTTCATCTCCCCGATCGTCGCCCTGTACGGCATCTTCGGGCTGGCGCTCACCGCGGCGGGCCCGAGTTTCTGGTGGGGCTTCCTGCTGGTGTTCGGCGGGCAGCTGCTGGTCGCGTTCGTGTTCGCCACGCTGGTGTCGCGCTGGCCGCTCGAGGGATCGATCTACCAGTGGTCCCGCCGGTTGATGGGCACCGGGTACGGGTGGTTCGCCGGCTGGTTCTACATGTGGACCCTGGTGATCGCGATGGCCACCGTAGCGCTCGGCGCGGCCGGGTTCATCGCGAACATCGCCGGGGTGGAGGCCCCCTCGGGCGGTCTGCGGGCAGGCATCGCGCTGGTGATCCTGCTGTGCGGCACGGGAATCAACCTGATCGGCCGCGGCGCGCTGAAGCTCTTCATGACGGCGAGCATCATCGCCGAGGTGCTCGGCTCGATCGGCCTGGGCACGTGGCTGCTGCTGTTCCACCGCAACAACTCGCTGTCGGTGCTGTTCGACGGCGGTGGCGCCGGCGCCGACACCTGGTCCTACCTGTCGGGGCCGTTCCTGATCGCCGTCGCGTTCATCGGCTTCTCGTTCGTCGGCTTCGAGAGTGCCGGCGCGATCGCCGAGGAGGTGCACGAGCCCCGCCGCGATCTGCCCAAGGCCGTGCTGTTCTCGCTGACCTTCATCGCGCTGGTCGTCGCGTACTCCAGTCTGGCGATCATCCTGGCCATCCCCGACATGGCCGCGGTGACGGCCGGCTCGGTGGCCGACCCGGTCTACGACACCCTGACCGCGGCGCTCGGCGCGGGCATCGCCAAGCCGGTCGAGGTGCTGTTCGTGATCGGCTTCCTCGCCAGCTTCCTGGCGCTGCAGACCGCGGGATCCCGCGTCATCTGGGCCTACGCCCGCGACGGCGCGCTGCCCGCGTCCGGGGTGCTGGCGCGCCTGGGCGGAACCAACCGGATGCCGGTGGCGGCCATCTGCGTGACGACCGTGGTGGGCGGCGCCCTGTTCGCGTTGTCGATCGTCGCCGGCGACATCTACTCGCTGATGGTCAACTTCACCACCGGCGGCTTCTACCTGGCGTTCCTGTTCCCGCTGATCGGGTTCCTCGTGGTGCAGCTGCGCCGCACCTGGACCGCGCCGTCCTTCTCGCTGGGCCGCCTCGCGCTGCCGGTCGGCGCCGTCGCGGTGGTCTGGGCGGCGTTGCAGATGCTCAACATCTCCTGGCCGCGCGCGGTGTACGAGCAGCGGTACCTGGACTGGTCGGTGTGGATCGGCGTCGTGGTGCTGGCCGTTCTCGGCGCGGCGATCTTCGCGGCCGTGCGCAGTCGCATCGTCGCCGTCAGCGTGATCGAGGACGCCGAGATCGCCGACGAGCGCGCCGACGAGACCCGGCGTGCCCGGTGAGTGAGCGCCCGGTGGCGGTCGTGACCGGCGCGGCCAGCGGCATCGGCGCCGCGGTCGTCGTCGCGTTGCAGGAACGCGGATTCGCGGTCGCCGGAATGGATCTCGTCGACATCGACACCGACGGGGTCGACCACGCGGTGCGCGCCGACGTCTCGGACGGTGCGGCGGTCGCTGCGGCGGTCGACGCGGTGCGCGGAAGTCTCGGACCGGTGCACGCGGCGGTCAGCGTCGCCGGTCACTACGCGATGGCGCCCGTCGACCAGATCGAGGTGACGGCGTGGCGGCGGATGCTGCGCGTGCATCTGGGAGGCTTCGTCAACCTCGCGCGGGCCTGCCTGCCGGACCTGGTGGCGCACCACGGCGCGCTGGTCGCCATCGCCAGCGAACTCGCCATCGGCGGGGGAGAGCACGACGCGCACTACGCGGCGGCCAAGGGCGCCCTGCTGGGGGCGGTACGCAGCCTTGCCGCAGAGGTGGCGCCGGCGGGCGTACGGGTCAACGCGGTGGCGCCCGGACCCACCGACACGCCGCTGCTGGCATCCGACTCGCCCTGGCGCGCACCCGATTACCTGGACACGTTGCCGTTGCGCCGGCTCGCGCTGCCGCACGAAGTCGCCCGTTGCGTCGAATATCTGGTGTGTGACGCGGGATTCAGCGTCGGGGACGTGGTCAACGTCAACTCGGGAGCGGTGATATGACGACGTCGCTGACCGACCGGGTCGCCCTGGTCACCGGCGCGGGTCAAGGCATGGGCGTCGCGCACGCCCGCCGACTGGCCGCCGCGGGTGCCACCGTCGCGGTCAATGACCTGCGCGACACCCGGGCGCTCACCGAATTGGCCGACGAGATCGGCGGATTCGCGGTGCCCGGCGATGTCTCCGATCCGGCCGAATGCGGACGCATCGCCGACACCGTCGCCCGCACCGCCGGCCGGCTGGACGTGCTGGTGGCCAACCACGCATACATGACGATGGCGCCGCTGCTCGAGCACGACGACGCCGACTGGTGGAAGGTCGTCGACACGAACCTCGGCGGCACCTTCTTCCTGGTGCAGGCGGTGCTGCCGCACATGCGACGGCAGGGGGAGGGTCGCATCGTCGTGATCACCAGCGAGTGGGGTGTCACCGGTTGGCCCGAGGCGACCGCCTACGCGGCGTCCAAGGCGGGGCTGATCTCGCTGGTGAAGACGCTCGGCCGCGAACTGGCGCCGGAACGCATCATCGTCAACGCCGTTGCCCCCGGCGTCACCGACACCCCGCAGCTCGCCGTGGATGCCGCCGCCGCAGGCGTGGACCTGGCCACTGTGCACGCCCGGTACGCCGAAGCGATTCCCCTGGGCCGCATCGGATCTGCCGCCGAGATCGCGGCCGCCGTCGAACTGCTCGCCGACTTCGAGGTCTCGGCCGTGGTGGGACAGGTGCTGTCCTGCAACGGCGGATCCACGCGGTCGCGGGTGTGAAAGGAGAGCACGTCATGCAGGGATCCCATGTGCGTACCGAGAGCGGCACGCTGGGGCAGGTCGACGCCCAGCAGGTGCCCCGCTACGCGGGGTTGAGCACGTTCGCGCGACTTCCGCAGCGCCACGAGGTCGACCGCTACGACATCGCGGTGGTGGGCGTGCCGTTCGACAGCGGGGTGACCTACCGTCCCGGCGCCCGGTTCGGGCCGGCCGCAATCCGGCAGGCGTCGCGGCTGCTCAAGCCCTATCACCCGGCGCTGGACGCCACGCCGTTCACCGCGGCCCAGGTGGTCGACGCCGGCGACATCGCGGCCAACCCGTTCGACATCTCGGCCGCGGTGGACCAGATCCGCGAGGGGGTGGCGGCGTTGCTCGCCGAGGACGGACAGCGGGTGGTGCTCCTCGGCGGCGACCACACGATCGCGCTGCCGTCGCTGCAGGCCCTGCACGCGGTGCACGGCCCGTTGGCGCTGGTGCACTTCGACGCCCACCTCGACACCTGGGACACCTACTTCGGGGCGCCGTGTACCCACGGCACCCCGTTCCGGCGTGCGGCCGAGCAGGGCCTGCTGGTGAAGGACCGGTCGGCGCACGTCGGGATCCGCGGTTCGCTGTACGACCGCGCCGACCTCCTCGATGACGCCGAACTCGGCTTCACCGTGGTGCACTGCCGCGACATCGACCGCATCGGCGTCGACGGCACCATCGAGCGGATCCTGGAGCGGGTGGGCGACCACCCGGTGTACGTGTCGATCGACATCGACGTCCTCGATCCCGCGTTCGCGCCGGGCACCGGCACCCCGGAGATCGGCGGGATGACCAGCCGCGAGCTGGTCGCCGTGCTGCGCGCGATGCGTGAACTGCCGATCGTCGGCGCCGACGTCGTCGAGGTGGCGCCCGCCTACGATCATGCCGAGGTGACCGCCGTCGCGGCGGCGAACCTCGCCTACGAACTGATCACCCTGATGGCGGGCCGATGACCGAATTCGCCTGGCCGCGTGGCAAAACCGCGGCGGCATCGTTCACGTTCGACGTGGACGCCGAGTCGGCGGTGCTGTGGGACGCCTCGGGCGACTGGGAGTCGGTGGGCGCGCGGATGAGCGTGATGAGCCACCAGGCCTACGGTCCGCTCGTCGGGCTGCCGCGCATCCTGGCCCTGCTCGAGCGGCACCAGATCGCCTCGACGTTCTTCGTGCCCGGCCACACCGCCGACCGCTACCCGGAGGCGATCCGCGCGGTCGTGGCGGCCGGCCACGAGATCGCCCATCACGGGTATCTGCACGAGCAACCG contains:
- a CDS encoding HhH-GPD-type base excision DNA repair protein, with product MTANLCLTQESGADQLLSDNPFALLVGMLLDQQIPMEVAFGGPKKIADRIGGFDAATIADYDPDDFAALCSQTPAIHRFPGSMSKRVQALAQVIVDEYGGDATALWSDGADGADVLRRLKALPGFGEQKAKIFLALLGKQYGVTPSGWRAAAGDYGKAGSHMSVADVKDAGSLQKVRSYKKEMKAAAKAAKA
- a CDS encoding recombinase family protein is translated as MTVTLGYATAGRPCGDLEDQLAELAAAGVDPRRIFTDRTAGSADKMRAGLLAMLSYARSGDVVVVVALEQLGRSVAEVAQTVADLTTRGITLRCLRTGLDTASATGRVVAGVLTDLAALDAVSDGETAHRS
- a CDS encoding nitroreductase family protein; this encodes MDTYQVMRTTGAVRRFTGDPLPDDVLHRILDHARFAPTGGNRQGVRVIVLRERDTREKLAALSATGARRYLAQAAHGEAPWNPVHPTDVSAEQLAATEVPAEMTAPLLTAAVVLVVCVDLGVVAAMDQDLDRIGLIAGASVYPFVWNVLLAARNEGFGGVLTTMAVAEEPRVQQLLGIPADHAVAAVVPLGRPQRQVRTLTRKAVEEFTTSERFDGASFLPGAPAS
- a CDS encoding DUF1059 domain-containing protein translates to MKTHLNCPCGEAIQGKDEDDLVEKAQAHLSEVHPGREYDRDAILFMAY
- a CDS encoding Rv1157c family protein: MSTIRTMLTTALAVSSSTALLAVGVTGVAHADPAAPLPIDGLQAPGLPAVQSIGPVIQQAAADPTNAASMLMAAAAVFAGDAAAPAPSRDVATAVNQFVQPVAHVPATGAVPGTDAHLPAGVNPQYAVGPVQDAAPEVAHVVTPQALPGPPPAPGPDPVAPPAADPAAPPAPGPVAAPVAATTPGPPGFGPNAPVTQDFLYPSISNGCLADGGNVLATAISVAGPATIPLPGPGPGQTAYVFTAVGTPGPAAEQKLPLNATWVNLTTGKSGSVTLKPRPDMNPNGPTTLTAIADTGSGSIMSTVFGQVTTTEKQCQFMPTIGSTVVP
- a CDS encoding mannosyltransferase is translated as MARVLGIDTIDATPGSRWAARLSAAAPALLILSIGARLAWTYLLPNGANFVDLHVYVGGAAALEHPGTLYDYVYADQTPDFPLPFTYPPFAAVVFYPLHLLPFGLVAFLWSVGIVAALYGVVRLSQRLLTAESAPGDRRTAMLWTAVGIWTEPLRSTFDYGQVNVVLVLAVLYAVYSTRWWVSGLLVGLAAGIKLTPAVSGLYFAGARRWATVVFSAVVFAATVLVSIAVVGGQARYYFTDLLGDARRVGPVGTSFNQSWRGGISRILGHDAGYGPVVVAGIVVTAVLAVLAWRAVGGATDRLGAIVIVSLFGLLLSPISWTHHWVWLIPLMIWLLHGPLRHQTGARVLGWGWLALTLIGVPWLLSFAQPTIWTIPRPWYLAWAGLVYIVATLATLAWIASRAGRRSRAPSPHPCP
- a CDS encoding 4a-hydroxytetrahydrobiopterin dehydratase; this translates as MAVLSDDQVDAALPELDGWERADGALRRSVTFPGFLDGIEAVRRVAERAEAADHHPDIDIRWRTVTFVLVTHSEGGITDKDVAMAREIDALLG
- a CDS encoding (deoxy)nucleoside triphosphate pyrophosphohydrolase, translating into MSTLVVVAGALIEQGMLLVAQRVRPPELAGRWELPGGKVAPGESDADALARELREELGIDVAVGSRLGADVALNPTTTLRAYLVTRTDGVAHPHDHRALRWVGGDDLDGLGWVPADRAWLPELSALLRT
- a CDS encoding PucR family transcriptional regulator, whose translation is MTDPRDAGAAAPTVRDLLDGSRLGLIEPPGGAQDLDRPISWVHTTELRDPARYLRGGELVCTVGLLLQTPQDCRTFADALARSHVAGVCFGTGDGHDTVPAELLSRCRGHGLPVLVAPQDVPFETVSRFVADYRFGTELAVARATNALVPEMISSLRRRESVRRLLDRAGDLMGCYFILDEQETRPPAADDTAEATVAVPDLGTLVWIGRGARPDPSLLELIARFVQAAQSEHDIEAALTRERVGQLLSLVERRMLLPDALHQLVGWPEAPSATVRCSAWPGGAGVLVSLAFPDALVGDAPDVCLMLTAAGPVDPAAETLSLPSGHSAEVPITELGPAITQARIALSLAHQHGGSVGPDQLSTLDSLIEQLPGAQLTPFVAQLIEPLERLDRDRGTQHVRTLRAFLAANGSLSETARELFLHTNTVRHRLGRIHEITGRDPLSFDDQTAFAIGLRAHDRSAGVPRDQG
- a CDS encoding amino acid permease codes for the protein MSSSIDSVDSPYALRREFSLWSAFAFAFAFISPIVALYGIFGLALTAAGPSFWWGFLLVFGGQLLVAFVFATLVSRWPLEGSIYQWSRRLMGTGYGWFAGWFYMWTLVIAMATVALGAAGFIANIAGVEAPSGGLRAGIALVILLCGTGINLIGRGALKLFMTASIIAEVLGSIGLGTWLLLFHRNNSLSVLFDGGGAGADTWSYLSGPFLIAVAFIGFSFVGFESAGAIAEEVHEPRRDLPKAVLFSLTFIALVVAYSSLAIILAIPDMAAVTAGSVADPVYDTLTAALGAGIAKPVEVLFVIGFLASFLALQTAGSRVIWAYARDGALPASGVLARLGGTNRMPVAAICVTTVVGGALFALSIVAGDIYSLMVNFTTGGFYLAFLFPLIGFLVVQLRRTWTAPSFSLGRLALPVGAVAVVWAALQMLNISWPRAVYEQRYLDWSVWIGVVVLAVLGAAIFAAVRSRIVAVSVIEDAEIADERADETRRAR